The following is a genomic window from Anser cygnoides isolate HZ-2024a breed goose chromosome 33, Taihu_goose_T2T_genome, whole genome shotgun sequence.
GCATCCTCGGGGACACGCGGACATCCCCACCCCGGGATTGCCCTGTAGGGACACCGGGACATCCCCATCCCCGGTGACCCCTGACCCCACAGGGGAAGGGGCAACGcggacccccccaccccggggagCTCCCCCTGTGCAGCCCCCAagcaggggagcagggggcacGCTGCCCACcacgggggttttggggtgtcccaCTGAGCCCTGCCGGATTGTCACGGGGACGAGGGGACGGGGGCACGGCAGGGAAAGCCAAAGGAGAGCCtcggggaggaagaggagagcgagggcagggaggaaggcaaCGCTCCTGCCCCACGTCCCGAGGGACCGGCACCGGGGAGGccccggaggaggaggaaatctCAGCATGTCTGGCTGGAGATTAGGTGGAAAACTGACACTTTTGGggacccccgtgccccccaggccATGGcacgggggctgtggggtcccagccagcccctggaTGGGCGCAAAGCTCCGGGCGGCTCCGGGTGGCTCCGGGTGGCTCCGGGtggtgctgccagcagaggGGACTGTTGCTCGGCTCTCCTTGGAGCAGGGTGGGAGCCGGCTGGGAGCCGGCCGCGGGCCAGCTCAGGAGGGgacattgccttttttttgcccttttcctCCTTGGAAGGGGCCAGCGGGCACCCTCCCCACCGCCTCTCCGGGAGAGGAAGGGCTGGGAGAGAAAGAGCTGGCAAAAAGTCTCTCCCCAGATGAtttcatcattatttattttttttcctttcttttgttcgCAGCAAGCTTGCGTTTTTaactccctccccccaaataaATCAGCtgggggaaataaaaaggaaaaaaaaaagaaaagaaaaaaggaaaacaatcccCACGACGCAGTTCCTCGCCCGAAGGATGGGAGCAGCCCTGGGCGGGTGGACGGACGGACGCGGGGCACAAACCCGAATGTTGGGCTGCTCCTCGCCGAGCTCCGGCGGCTGCGAGCGGAACCTGCGGCGATCGGCAGCCGCGGCGcgagccccgcggggctcccAGCTCCGGCAGCACAACATCTGGAACCCGAAACGGGCACAGCTGGAAGCAGGGGGAGCGGCTGGAAGCagggggggcggctgggggtTGCTGCTCCGCtcgcctcctgccccccccagcagttTTCCCCGTGCCCCTTGGGATGGAGCCGGGGTGCTGGGTGAACCCTGAGCCGCGCTGGGGCAGGATCGGTGCCGAAGCAGTGCCGGTGGCTGAGCCCCAACCTGCCACCAAGGGGCACTGGGGTTGCTCAGAGCATCCCCACGGGGACATCTTCTCCTCCCCGGGGCGCTaaatccctccccagccccacagtggTTTGCTCACCCCAGGTTTCGGAGCATCCCCACGGGGACTTCTCCTCCCCGGGGCGCTGAAACCCTCCACGGCCCCATCTCGGTTTGCTCAGCCCCCGGGTTTTGGAGCAGCACAAAAGGGTCCCCGCGGCCAAGCCCTAGGGGACAGGTGTCTGCCAGCCTGCCCGTGGAAAGCCCCAAATAGCTCCGTGCTGAGCACCACAGCAGCCGGTCCAGCACCTCGAGGTGCCAGGGACGTGAcgtttcggggggggggggttccccagCGGGATCCGAGCCGTGGGGGGCACCGCACCCCGGAGCTCCGAGCTCCCCCTTTGCAAACTGTGCCGTGCttggtggggaaactgaggcacggcaAAGCCCAACCCCGCCCTGGTTGCGTCCCTCCAGCTTGGCACGTCGGCGTCCCCGCTCGAGGAGTGCCGGATGTCCTGATGGGacaaggggagggggggggggaacacgtggagtgtgggggggggacacggggacggctCGGGCAGCAGCTGCGCCGGCTGCGGAAGAGTTAAAGCCGCTCCTCTGCCCGGGTCTCGGGGGCCTCCCACTCGCCCGGGGTGAGTATGAATAGCTGCCGCGCTCGCCCGCGCCCGCACCGCTCCTGCCGTCGTCCTCGGGCTCCCCCGACGCTGAGCATGGAGGGCTTGGTGGGGGCCAGGCTGCTGGGCGAGGAGTCGCTGCAGATGTGGGACCTCAACAAGCGCCTGGAGGCCTACCTGGCCCGCGTGAAGTTCCTGGAGGAGGAGAACGAGGGGCTGCGAGCCGAGATCCGCGGCGCCAAGAGCGGCCCCGCCGCGGAGCCGTGGAGGGCCAAGTACGAGGAGGAGCTGCGAGCCCTGCGGGCAGCGCTGGAGCGCGCCTTCAGGGAGAAGTGCTCGGCCGAGCTGGCCAGGGACAACCTCTACGAGGAGGTGCAGCACGTGAAGAGCAGGTGCCAGAAGGAGCAGGCGGCGCGGGAGGAAGCCAAGAGGCAGCTGGCGGCCGGCaagaaggagctggaggaggagaggagggcgCAGATCTGGCTGAAGGAGCGAGCCgtgcagctggagaaggaggtGGGAGCCCTGCTGGAGGTGCACGAGGAGGAGAAAGCGGGGCTGGACCGGGAGCTCGCCGGCTTCTCGCTGAGCCTGGAGAGCCTGCGCTGCGCGCCGGCGGCTTTCCAGCCGCTGGAGGTGGAGGATTACTCCAGGAGGCTCGCGGAGATCTGGAGAGGGGCGGTGGAGACCTACAAGGCGGAGGTGGCGCAGCTGGAGGGCTCGCTCGGCCAGGCCAAGGAGAGCCTCTGGAAGGCGGCGGAGGACAaccagcagagccagctgcagctgcagcacctggacAAGGAGCTGGCGGCGCTCAGAGCGcgcaaggagctgctggaggacaACCTGGCCCGGCAGTGGCAGGAGCAGCGCGGGGAGGCTGAGAAGTTCCAGGTGGGGAGAagcagggggcagggggagctggtggggagggggcaggatgAGAAGACCCCAAGACGGACaggcagaggggacagcagcgcCCCGCAGCTCCAGGAGCCCCCACGGGTGGGTTTTTGGCCCCAGGGTGGGCTGCAagccccgggggcagcggcagccccTTGCCGCCGGCGTCCTGATGGTGTCGGGGAGGAAAAACTTTGTccggctgcagcacagctgcaggcaCACAGCTGCGAAACTCATCGAGGAAagggaggctgcgggggggggacgggggggggacggggctggaAATGCCAGGAATGGCCCCGGCTGgcggctggagctgcagcccccgcGCGGGGAAGGGTCCCTCTTTGTTCCAGGtttgggatggggaagggggcgTCGCAGCCGCCCGCCCCAAAGGACGCATCCTTCCCACGCTGGCATCGCGTGGTCCTGAGCCCCCCTTCCAgcctctccatccctcctccagcagctgcttccCTCTTGAATTTTTGCCCGGCTCCTCTCCTCGCCCACCTCTCCCCtctccaaatccccccccctGCAAAAACCGAACGCCCCTGGGACACCTGAGAGGTGCTGAGGACCCAggcacccccaggacccctctcCCCGTGACCTCCCGAGGGGTGCTGGGCACCCACGGGTGGAACAAAGGGTCACCCCATGGGGTGCTGGGCCTGGGACGGACCCGGGGACCCTGTCCCCGCCGCGGCTCGGGCTGCGGGCAGCTCCCGGAGCCAAGCCCCAGCCGCTCACCCCCATCctccggggctgccggggccggaAGGAGACGGAGCAATAATTTCCTATCATTTCCCACGGGACCAGAGGGTCAGGGCCGGGAGGAAGAGCGGTGATGGGGGTGGTGGGAAACACCATCCGGGCAGGAGCCGTTGGTGCCGCCGAAGCTCCCGTCCCCGTCtcggggggatggggggggtcccggtggcaCGGTCCCCGACCCCCTGCTTGTCCCCGCAGCTGGCCATCGAGGCGctggagcaggagaagcagagccTGCGGGCGCAGATCGCCCAGGTCCTGGaggacaggcagcagctgaTGCACCTCAAGATGTCCCTGAGCCTGGAAGTGGCGACCTACAGGTGAGGTCCCTCGGGTGGGAGGGCACCCGCGGGGCACCCTGCGATcccagggcgggggggggaaccccagtgcccccccagtcccttccccacggccagcagcccccttgcagcacctcccagcctggccggacggcggggccgggaccTTTGCCCCCTCTCGGGGCCgaaccctgcagccccccagccccaatccCAGCCCCTCCAGATGGCCCCAGACAAAGGCAGGCTgcagagggctggggggacaaTTAGCATGACAAtaggggctgtccccagccgaGGGGCCTCCCCGGCAGAGCTGATGTCACCCAGTGGcggggggggatgggagggggCCCAGGGGCTGGCGAGGGGGCAcccttggggtcccccccccatgcccaCGCCGAGCTGGGACCACGCGGCGAGGTTGCCAATGGGTTGGCATGAGCAAAGCCATCCTTAGCccctccgtgcctcagtttccccgcgCTCAGcctactggggggggggtgctgggagcctCCGGGGCAGCTGAGCCGGCGGTGAGGGCGGCTCTGGGTGCAAACCCCCCCTTGTGTcccccttccacccccccccccgccacctcCTCTCCTTGCAGGACGCTGCTGGAGGCGGAGAGCACCCGGCTGCAGATGGCCCCCGGGGAGTTCAAGCTGGCCAACGGCTTGCGaggtaaaaggggggggggtgctgggaccaGACCCAGTGCAGACGTaagggggggggccggggccaaagggggggggcaccagcaTTTTCCTGGCAGCGCTGCTCCCCCCGGCAGGGAGGTGTGAGCGGCGGGGTGCTGGCACCTCGGCACGGGGCAGATAAGGGCTTATCTCCTTCGGCgcctccttttttattttttcccattaaattCCTGCACGAGGAGCCCGAGCACGGGACCCCGGGCTCAGCAGCAGGTTgagaattgctttttttccataaaaaaaataataaaaaaaaaagaccccccTCTCCCATCCCCACCCTTTTGCTGCCCCAGCAGCGCGACCCCGCTGCGCTCCCGACCCGGCCCCCGGTGCTGCTCCCGGCAGCTCTCCGGGGAGGAATTTCCCACTTTCCGTGGAGgggctgttttaaaaataggatcAGGGTCAGcgggaggggagagaggagctgTTGGGTTGAAATTCCCCCAGCCAAGCACCCAGcgtgccccccaggccccccccccctcacccggTGCCTTCCCGCTGCGGTCCCCGCGGTGTTTCGGGTGCTGCTGTGCCCCGTCGGGGTCCCGTTGGGGCCGACCCGGCTTTttgggctgtgccccccccctccacgGCGCTCCCCCCTGGCTCTTTGCAGATGTCAAGCTGGAGGCGAGCAGCTGCAAGCAccgcgccggccccgccgccttccCTTGGCCGGAGGGGACAGCGCAGCCACCCAGAGCCCCAGGGGACGCCCTCAAGGCTCCGAGCCCCAAAACCAAGAGCCCCGGCGCCAGGGAGTTCCAAAAAATCAGCTCGGTCCTGCAGGCACCGAGGGCCAGGGAGCCGGCTGCCCCTAcccgcgccgccccgctgcTCTCCCCGGGGAGCCCGGGGGCAGAGGGTCCTGCCCCGCCAGGGGGGGACGCGGTGGAGAGGAACCCGGAGGAGCCCCCCGAAGGCCCCGAGGAGCCCCCCGGGACGCCGCCGGCCCAGGGCCAGCTGTACCCCGAGCAGCTGGTGAGCCACGTGCTGCAGGACGCGCTCAAGGCGATGCAGGACGATGCCCAGCCCGAAGAGGAGCCCGCGCTCAGCGCCGCCTGCGCCCCCCGGGACGCCcgctcccccggcccctctccgCCCGTGGAGGCTTGCGAGGCCGAGGAggccggggaggaggggggagagcCGGCCCCGAGCGTTGGGGTCCCCgaaatggaggaggaggaaggcggaGGAGGCGTCCCCGAGGGGCTGGGAGGCGAGGGCAGCGCTCAGCAGGACGGCACCGGTCCCCGCGGCGCTGCGCCCGCGTCCCCCAGCGACACGGAGAGCCAGGAGGAGACGGGAccctgggaggaggaggaggaggaggaggaggaaggaagcaaggaggAGGAGATACCGAGCCCAGCACAgagcggggggctgcggggagcacCCCGGGAAGGGGACGTGAGCGGCCCCATCCAGGCAGGGACCGGCGAGGAGGAGCCGGAGCCGGGGGAGGACGACGTGGAGGCCACCAGCACGGAGGCGCTGCACCTCTCGGAGGACGAGGAGCCGAGGGGAGCCTGGAGCCCCTCCAGGGAGGACGAGGAGCTCCCGGAGCAAGAGGGGGAGAGGCGAGAGGAGGAGTGCCCGCAGGGGGAGATCGAAGCCGCTCGCGCGCTGCCGGTGGGAAGCCGTCCGGTTCTCCCCTCGGAAagcagcctggaggaggaggacttggttgggggagagcaggaggagtTTGGGCACCAGGAGatgccccccgggggggcggctgcggctgcaggaggggaaagggagcaGGAGACGTGCCCAGAGCTGGAGCCCCCCGGCAGCCAGGAGGCCGGGCCGGCAGAAGAAGACTCGCTGGGGGCTGAAGGAGGGGAGACCGCAGACGGAGCAGGGGATGGcgaggaagaagagggagaggaaggagaggcgATGAGGGGAGAGCACCCCCGGGCAGGGGAGGCCTGGGGGGGCGAGGAGCTGAGGCAGGAGAGTGGCGGCTTGGAGGAGccggaggagctgcaggaggacgGGCT
Proteins encoded in this region:
- the NES gene encoding LOW QUALITY PROTEIN: nestin (The sequence of the model RefSeq protein was modified relative to this genomic sequence to represent the inferred CDS: deleted 1 base in 1 codon); translated protein: MNSCRARPRPHRSCRRPRAPPTLSMEGLVGARLLGEESLQMWDLNKRLEAYLARVKFLEEENEGLRAEIRGAKSGPAAEPWRAKYEEELRALRAALERAFREKCSAELARDNLYEEVQHVKSRCQKEQAAREEAKRQLAAGKKELEEERRAQIWLKERAVQLEKEVGALLEVHEEEKAGLDRELAGFSLSLESLRCAPAAFQPLEVEDYSRRLAEIWRGAVETYKAEVAQLEGSLGQAKESLWKAAEDNQQSQLQLQHLDKELAALRARKELLEDNLARQWQEQRGEAEKFQLAIEALEQEKQSLRAQIAQVLEDRQQLMHLKMSLSLEVATYRTLLEAESTRLQMAPGEFKLANGLRDVKLEASSCKHRAGPAAFPWPEGTAQPPRAPGDALKAPSPKTKSPGAREFQKISSVLQAPRAREPAAPTRAAPLLSPGSPGAEGPAPPGGDAVERNPEEPPEGPEEPPGTPPAQGQLYPEQLVSHVLQDALKAMQDDAQPEEEPALSAACAPRDARSPGPSPPVEACEAEEAGEEGGEPAPSVGVPEMEEEEGGGGVPEGLGGEGSAQQDGTGPRGAAPASPSDTESQEETGPWEEEEEEEEEGSKEEEIPSPAQSGGLRGAPREGDVSGPIQAGTGEEEPEPGEDDVEATSTEALHLSEDEEPRGAWSPSREDEELPEQEGERREEECPQGEIEAARALPVGSRPVLPSESSLEEEDLVGGEQEEFGHQEMPPGGAAAAAGGEREQETCPELEPPGSQEAGPAEEDSLGAEGGETADGAGDGEEEEGEEGEAMRGEHPRAGEAWGGEELRQESGGLEEPEELQEDGLEQDTEPQPGEDAWGTGDEDNGREQRAEDWEGAAGDAEGTGGDANVTPQEPARADDNPPSTGAPESQEGAGGTSPAEVKEAQEEDEEAAGSEVLSQQQAPTQGEEEQEAEPAPGLEEAEQGGTTEAPGDAQDPSEALEEVWEAQGAAGELGSEPAELESGSTDPAAPQQEPGSGVGSAEPTEEDAQRSGTGGIELEDTLPDSTPLSAYQGEMVAAASPNPVASEEATETAPGAETELEDDEQLGGSHEAAAASVPESHKEESETELAPATECAEEEEGYFMVSAPSQEASSSEEAEISEDFEEIKVEAAEAGQEDLKAPGDASPEPEADEHLEAFGGEDEDVQMPPEEQEVPKDEDEDDAGGFAAELEEGSAAPAAQPSSPAAEGPSVGHAAEAPQGDEGRGHSEGSATEPEEELDGTGEQEHGASGEDVAVPGCDAPGPQGPGETPPGQEDERIPPAELQPPAAPVSPPPGKAEQAPAQQLPLEEDAQDGDSPPDEGPSDAEPPSPGSPLEQGGFAEAEASPEAPALPAQLPADVLQDSDILEIVEQALELNQELVLGARLAAGGQGAGGSAEPPQEDEGGSSSSEEQPTVQEAPAEPCRAEGGELNGLHRQASLEDLAEFAEEGLNGIAPPGEAPAAKPADAPQSLPLPGKHGGADAVPALSPRGTRSRVWSRSPGPRGTSEGGRPPPAPRSPAPSRQSDASRSPHPRSTPVSLWFLTLFMWILPP